ccgaaatagtaatatgtatcaaattttcagggacagaggtagtactatatattccCAGTTCCCAAAGAATATATCACAAGACGCTCTTTTTTATTTAGCGGGGATAAGATAAGACCAAGAATATTAGTTGAAGCGGCAAACGGTGTAAGGCCAATATGGATTAGCTAGATTGAGATAAGTTATAACTGAATtctttttaaatgataaatctTGTGTTCAATTCCACATaattcatgaatcatgataaATTGTTATGAAATTCTATACTAAGTATCCTATAATCTGATAATCATATAATGATTCTGTAACTATATGATAATACTATATAACATTAATCTATGATAAATCTGGTTAGTTGCGAATTGcgatcaaaaaaaaaaaatagcataGTATATTAAAGCTTTTGAGATATGCCACGTATCTATGAAGTGAGAGTTGCTACCACATAACTATAGTACTGTTATTTATATGGTAAATTggtaaaattatgttgaaTATATTATCGAATTTGAggcaatttaattgaattgctcaattttttaagtgctagtatataattttatttgaaacttTTAAATGATACGGGACTTTCATTTAACAATAATGttatcagaaaaaaaaaacaaaaaaaaaaaacaaaaatgttatCAGAAGACTTGATTAGAATTCTCCCAACAATCTCGtagcatattttatttttaatttgattcccACAACAAAAATTATCTCGAACCTTTTTAAAGCATATGGAAAAGTATTTAAAAATGCTAAAGTGAACGTCTTTTtgcttttactattttatgtttaagtATAAGAATACGTGTCTGCTTTGCAAACTTGGAAAAGAGTCATTGTTTGTGGCGTCCTCTTTATTCGAGAGTGACATTTGAATATGAATTAAATTCCActtgtttaaaatttatgttgcttccattccattaaaacttaaatacaaaatatacaaaaaaatgttatctTGCTAGTGTATAGGcatgtttaaaatatttgaaattgtcGACAATTATAAAGTAAAGATACTAATGATCAATTGAAGGATAATAAAGTTAGTAACTTTACATGTTTTTACCTAATCTCTTGGACAGGTGGCTTGAGTGATTTTGGAATAGGTGCACGCATTGTTTTCATTCATTTGTTTGCTCTCACTACGTCCATCAATTATTGATGCTCCCACCCTATTTATTCAAATTGCGAATCAATAAAAAGATGATctttaactttcattttaaaaaaaatgatactattagtactactccatatacGTAGTGACGTCTAACACAAATCTGCAATAACGTCGAAAAGAAAACTTATAAAACCAATTTTAGAATCTCTGGAAAATATAAGTCATATAACCAATTCAACATTTAGGtcctgaaaaataaaactatcagTCCAAGACTTAAAAATACTTTGTAATGTAAATGTGGttgagaaaattataaatgttcATTCTTCTTCGTAAATAATctagtaatataaatttaataaggaatttcgtaaaaaaattgaatcacataactttttgtaacttaaaattcattaattttgagCATTGCGATCTTAAATTGATAAGTATTCAATTCTTGAACCGCATATCAATGAATGCAAATGGGAAAGTGAAAGGTATTGGGAAAGGGAAAGCTTGCATTAATCCAAATGGAAAGAGGAGTAGGGCAATTAAACATATGAAAACCTGATACTGTTGTACTTGTATGTGTACTTTTCAATAATACACATTGAATGgtataaaaattagtaaatcaGATTCAAAAGCCATATTGCAAATGTATTACGAAGGAGTTAATCATTTCAAATTAGCAATCAAACATCATGGTTAAATTAGTCATGCTTGTACTCAATGCTTTAATGCTAAAGTTAGGtacttattaatattaaaaaattaaatcgatggagtttaattttttaagtacAATGTATTCATTGTGTGTGCATAGTTATCCTGAATTTGTTACTAACATTTATTGGATTAAAAGTGGGACTGAGTAGAGACGGTCACTgcaattagtattttttttaatacaaccATCCAAATCCAATCTAATGTTTGTTGTATTTTAGTTTAGTCCAGCCTGAGTACTACAACTGAgatttattcatttcattaattgatTTGACTGAAGTTAACTTGGTAATTGGGTAAAAATGTGAATCCATAATTGGAagttacattaaaaaaataaaaaaacctcCGTAATTTGGTGTCGCCCGCAATAATACCTCATTCGATCTCTGTCTCATTGGaaacaactctctctctctctctctctctacacacacacacacacaacctATTCGGAGGTGAAGTTCGTAAGCCTCTAAACCCTGGATTCGGCCTTTCtatagattttaatatttgaatccTCTATTGCTATGATTTTTTCAACTATACGTTTCAACTGTCTCTCTTCGGTTATTCGTCTTATGTTTGAGAGTATGATTGCCGATCTTATAGTAGGAAGCAGGATTTGGATATGCTGAATTCTGCTGCTTTGATTGCGATTCAGATTGGCAttcgatttatttttttctgacTAATCGTAATTTGTCGGAGTGTTACACATGTCGCTCGAGTTGCTAATTTGCTTTAAATTTTAGACgagtaaaaaatattgtggTTTAATTAGTATTGAGTCACGGATCATTGAATGTTTTCTGATAATGCTGATGGTTGCATTTGCATGTGCTTCAGGAGTTACAAACTTTACAGTAACTTttgttttctcatttttgGGTGGCGGAATCCTAGATTGATTTAGTTTTTACTTTGATTTGCATTAGAATGCTTCAGATAATTGATTCTAGTAATGGGAATTCTGTATAACTAGTAGCGGACCTCTGCCGGCTATTAACTTGATTGGCCTGTGAATCAATGATACAGGCTTGCCAATTTGTGGAGTTGGATTTGAGATTTGCAGCAGTGGCATATGCGGTCTATTCTGGGCAGTTGCTTACACGATTGGTTTCTGCATAGCGCCTGGGCTTTGATTTGAGCAACCTTTCTATCATAATGGGAACCTCACTTCGCGGTGGGGCTTTTAGGAAGTCGAATGATGTGCGGCTTATTGTAACAACCATCATGGGGATGGTGTTCGGATATTTTATAGGTGTTTCATTCCCTTCTGTTTCTTTGAGTAAGGTATGACCAAGATAATCACATGCTGAATGGAGATGTTTATTGGACAGTTGGATAATAGTTCTGGTTTTTAACTCCTTGGAATGATTTTCAGATTGCTCTACCTTCAAGTCTAATATCATCCTTTGATATGGGCTTTAATGATGATCATCGTGCCACTCGTAGCTTTCCTGAAAATCTTGGCTCGGGTAGTACACCTGTAACACCAAAGGTAGTTTTTTCTCCCATACATGTTCATTGAGTACTGCATTATGCTCTCATTTTTTGAATCTGTTActcattatttataaattgaactCCACACCATCATTTTTGTGCGGAATCTATCCAAGCAGTATCAAATTAGGAAGTGTCTTAGTTTGTCactgttattttttatagaattaatGTGGCTATCCTGCACTTTGATTTAGTGTTTTCTTTATTGTATGTATCTTTTTTTTGCTATTGTGCTAGGCATTTTTTCAGTGTTGTCAGCTCAGCTATAGgcatatttccattttgcaTCTTCCTATTTTTCACTCTCTTATTGGGTTCATGGCATTTTCATATTCCTTGAATACTTTGAAGAAGAGAAATAAGGTAATTTCTCAGTGAAATCATTAGTTAGATTATGTGACGTCCATTGCAGTTAATGCAATTTTCTGTCAGTTTAAATGGGACTGTTTTAACATCATCGATGGTTAGTTTTtcatgtcttttttattttattttatttattaggtatttatttattagctATTTGATCAGTGAGCATAAATTTGTGTTTTCAGCTCCACCTGTTCTGTTTGGTTTTAGTGTCAGTTTAACAATTTCTATTCAACCACCTCTTTGATTTTCAGATATATGTTCCCACAAACCCTCGTGGTGCAGAGTCCTTACCACCAGGAATTGTTGTCGCAGAAACAGATTTTTATTTGAGAAGATTATGGGGTGACCCTAGTGAGGTAAGGTTGATGCCTGTAATTGCTTTCTATGGGGTCTGTCATAAGTCTTCATCTCCTTGTCTCTTTTAaacttgtttttcttttttttgaagaTGACTCCCACCTCTCTTTGGTAATACTATACAGagttcattttttcttttaactttATGTTTATTGTTTATTCTAATCAGTATAGTTTATACAGTCATGTTAGTCATTTacggagtataattttaaaatgcattaaagtTGTAGGTTATGAATGAATTGTCTGCATTAGTCATGTTTGGCCTTGAAATTGTGCTTCCTTTAATAATCAGTATAGTTTACTGGTTTAGGTGGCACAAGAATTAGGATAAGTGAACACTCTCAGCATATATTTTATCTCATCTCATGCACTCGACAAAAATTGTGTATGAGAAGAATTAAATTGGAGTTGGGAATATGCTTAGTGCTATAATCTGAAATTTCAGGATCTGAAAAGAAAGCCCAAGTACCTGGTAACATTTACAGTTGGTTTAGATCAAAGGAACAATATTAATCAAGCTGTGAAGAAGGTAAAGTACCTGCGAAATTTGTTCAGTCTCTTGGTAgatatttctctatttaatGCGCCAAGAGTAATGTTCAATTTTCTTGCAGTTTTCGgatgattttcaaattttgctTTTCCATTATGATGGAAAGACAACTGAATGGGATCAATTTGAGTGGTCACAGCGGGCCATTCATGTGAGTGCTAGAAAGCAAACAAAATGGTAATAGTCTATTGGTCTTTGGTAGCTCTCCTTTGTGACCCTTGATTAGTACATATTTAGATGAGTGGCGCTTATGAAGGGTACTTAAAATGTGGGAACTTCACTTGATATAAAGCAACATGCATTGATGATTTTAAGTCTACATTTGCATATTTCGTAGTATTGAAACTCTTTGTGTATGATATTTCAGATGTGtgataaaaaatgagaaactCATACTGATGTTGTTGTTATTCGGACCCTGTGGATTCTAAATGGAATAATGAGTTCTAATAATGTTAGTTTTTAGTACTAAAAGATAGCACATGTGATGACTTCTAAGTTCTACCGATTCATTGTTTTTTTAGGTGGTATGCTAAGAGATTTTTGCATCCGGATGTCATAGCTGCTTATGAGTACATTTTCATTTGGGATGAAGATCTTGGAGTTGAACACTTCAATGCTGACAAGTAAACTACCCTCAATGCTGGATGCTTTacacttttttattgttttactttataaCTGATGTCAGTCTTCCTGCACATGTTAGGTATATTGCTCTGGTAAAGAAACATGGTTTGGAGATTTCCCAACCTGGTCTTGAGCCAAACAATGGATTGACGTGGCAAATGACTAAAAGGCTAGGCAACAAAGAAGTCCACAAGTAAGTTCACTAACTTGGAACCCTTGATCTGTTTCTTTCCCTATGCACATCTTTGTAATCTAGAGATGGATGGATTACAGGGATACCCAGGAGAAACCAGGCTGGTGCAGTGATCCACATTTACCTCCGTGTGCAGCGTATGTGTTCCTGTTAATTCTGAATAATGAATGTAGTCGGATCGAATGATATCCAAATAACATCCACAGGCATACATTTTCATGAATAATGAATGTAGTCAGATTAAATGATATCCAAATAATCCAACAGTTCTTCTATAGGTTTTTGTTGATGTGCTATGCTGATTGTTTCTGATTCTATTTCTATACAGCTTTGTGGAAATTATGGCTCCAGTCTTTTCCCGTGAGGCTTGGAGATGCGTCTGGCATATGATTCAGGTAGCTGACACAACTTGGCGCATACAAACTGCTCATCCTGCTTTTTTTTCCCCCCTTGGATTTAAGTTTCTGATTCCAACTTCTTGGACTagtttttttcattattattctGTTTGAACCACCTGTGCCACAGCagtgtatataattttattatatatttgcaGAATGACTTGGTTCATGGATGGGGCTTGGATTTTGCACTAAGAAGATGTGTGGATGTAAGTGACTTGCTTGTTCCCTCCTCTCCCTATACGCACGTGATAAACCATAACCTGATTGGCATGAtcacccccccccccccccaccacacacacacaaaaagaaaataaaattaaaagcaaaaaGAAACAGACAAATAGAGAGATAATACTTATGTTACATGAGAATGCCCAAATTTGGGGAGACTCTCAAGGACATGTCATAGGAATAGGTGTTTCATTGTCTTCTTGGTGGACACATGAGTCCTTCACTcctttgttgacattaatCATTAGTCCTTCCTTTCTGTTCTGCAGCCTGCACATGAAAAGATTGGTGTTGTCGATTCCCAATGGATTGTGCATCAAGTGATTCCATCGCTTGGAAGTCAGGTCAGACAACGATAACTAGCTGACTTTTGGCATAAGTCTTATAATTCCTTCTCATGATGTAGTTGTAC
The nucleotide sequence above comes from Salvia hispanica cultivar TCC Black 2014 chromosome 5, UniMelb_Shisp_WGS_1.0, whole genome shotgun sequence. Encoded proteins:
- the LOC125187956 gene encoding uncharacterized protein LOC125187956 yields the protein MGTSLRGGAFRKSNDVRLIVTTIMGMVFGYFIGVSFPSVSLSKIALPSSLISSFDMGFNDDHRATRSFPENLGSGSTPVTPKIYVPTNPRGAESLPPGIVVAETDFYLRRLWGDPSEDLKRKPKYLVTFTVGLDQRNNINQAVKKFSDDFQILLFHYDGKTTEWDQFEWSQRAIHVSARKQTKWWYAKRFLHPDVIAAYEYIFIWDEDLGVEHFNADKYIALVKKHGLEISQPGLEPNNGLTWQMTKRLGNKEVHKDTQEKPGWCSDPHLPPCAAFVEIMAPVFSREAWRCVWHMIQNDLVHGWGLDFALRRCVDPAHEKIGVVDSQWIVHQVIPSLGSQGESDNGKAPWQGVRDRCKSEWALFQDRLANADKSYFSQIQHQQT